Proteins from a single region of Anastrepha ludens isolate Willacy chromosome 5, idAnaLude1.1, whole genome shotgun sequence:
- the LOC128863571 gene encoding DNA-binding protein D-ETS-6-like has translation MALMLSYSLIEHPYGNSELKFVKPFILFEYFQSRNQNIQMHEYDRTEESDEKTQKVQARVEETKSCDPSVSNLVVSAVVHSSHSCTKNRRSSTTSTSNTDSDTSTSTTDSTSDSDSNNSLGSSNRIESDAIHCRRLHGDQNVSHSDHFPNMTNEPRSIPTESNSPCALPNHVGGQDKESLTSVNQVGGDGGRESITIEVNEACNDPFKSPVVEVPLDPHAWNVDHITSWVKWLTKQFNIDPEPDIARFPTIGSELCELSRADFWVCAGSRQGGIVLAKHFALTLYNATGRETSPMLNEDEPNPYQLLNAASHRLVAQGSGQIQLWQFLLELLSDSSNAKCITWEGTNGEFKLIDPDEVAKRWGERKAKPNMNYDKLSRALRYYYDKNIMTKVHGKRYAYKFDFHGLMAACQAQAQGCDATTSMLSSYKHHHHHHSPSMGLPHHHYSNLQSDLTSASSSSSIGFLSPSTASIPSPIGISSSPNIGLGNQAHINATSTNLLQQQESALTTIVNPTSPTSLSLQPPALARLSSTVTESTTENNSNTVSGNNSNNSSSTSVLARPPPYWPYSPGSFDPRPPPNTFN, from the exons ATGGCTCTTATGTTGAGTTACTCTCTCATAGAGCATCCTTATGGGAACagtgaattaaaatttgtaaaacctTTTATATTATTCGAATATTTCCAAAGCCGCAACCAAAATATCCAAATGCATGAATATGACCGGACAGAGGAAAGTgacgaaaaaacacaaaaggtGCAAGCCCGCGTGGAAGAAACGAAAAGTTGTGACCCATCGGTGAGCAATTTAGTAGTATCTGCAGTGGTGCATAGTTCGCACTCATGCACAAAAAACCGACGTTCTAGTACCACTAGCACCAGTAATACTGATAGTGACACAAGTACAAGTACAACAGATAGCACAAGTGATAGTGACAGTAATAACAGTCTTGGTAGTTCTAACCGTATTGAGAGTGATGCAATTCATTGCAGACGTCTTCATGGTGACCAAAATGTCTCACACAGTGACCATTTTCCTAATATGACTAACGAGCCCCGATCTATACCCACTGAATCAAATTCGCCATGCGCATTACCAAATCATGTCGGCGGCCAAGATAAAGAATCGCTAACTAGCGTAAACCAAGTTGGAGGAGATGGTGGAAGAGAGAGTATAACCATAGAAGTAAATGAAGCTTGTAACGATCCTTTCAAATCGCCAGTGGTTGAAGTGCCCCTAGACCCCCATGCTTGGAATGTTGACCACATCACAAGCTGGGTCAAATGGTTAACTAAGCAATTCAACATTGATCCCGAGCCGGACATTGCACGTTTTCCAACCATTGGTTCTGAGTTATGTGAGCTAAGTAGAGCAGATTTCTGGGTTTGTGCAGGATCGCGCCAAGGAGGCATAGTCCTAGCAAAACATTTTGCCTTAACACTGTATAATGCAACTGGACGTGAGACAAGTCCGATGCTAAACGAAGATGAGCCAA ATCCCTATCAGCTACTGAATGCCGCATCCCATCGGTTGGTTGCACAGGGCTCTGGACAGATCCAATTGTGGCAATTCTTACTTGAACTTCTTTCCGATTCGTCAAATGCAAAGTGCATAACATGGGAGGGCACCAATGGCGAGTTCAAGCTCATCGACCCTGATGAAGTTGCTAAGCGCTGGGGAGAACGAAAGGCAAAACCAAATATGAACTACGACAAACTCAGCAGAGCTTTAAG ATATTACTATGATAAAAACATAATGACTAAGGTCCATGGGAAACGTTATGCGTACAAATTTGACTTTCATGGTTTGATGGCAGCATGTCAAGCGCAGGCACAGGGTTGTGATGCTACGACTAGTATGTTGAGTTCCTacaaacatcatcatcatcatcattcaccCTCCATGGGGCTTCCGCATCATCATTATTCCAACCTCCAATCGGATCTCACCTCGGCCTCTTCATCATCGAGTATTGGCTTTCTATCGCCATCTACGGCATCTATACCTTCGCCAATTGGAATTTCGAGTTCACCCAACATTGGTTTGGGAAACCAAGCACATATTAATGCAACAAGTACAAATTTATTGCAGCAACAAGAATCAGCGTTAACTACAATCGTAAATCCAACATCCCCAACATCCTTATCATTGCAACCACCAGCGCTGGCACGTCTTTCCTCGACGGTGACTGAGAGCACAACCGAGAATAACAGCAATACTGTTAGTGGAAACAATAGTAATAACAGTAGTAGCACATCCGTTTTGGCGCGCCCGCCCCCATACTGGCCATATTCGCCTGGTTCTTTCGATCCTCGTCCACCACCTAATACATTTAATTAA